A stretch of the Argentina anserina chromosome 6, drPotAnse1.1, whole genome shotgun sequence genome encodes the following:
- the LOC126800099 gene encoding intermediate cleaving peptidase 55, mitochondrial: protein MRILIGKLLQRISYKQSIGRRAFCTKKIVDIGQPTPSSHPQLMKEGELTPGITLEEYILRRKRLLEVLPENGLAIIAAAPVKMMNDVVPYTYRQDADYSYITGCQQPGGLAILGHECGFCMFMPEPTPQDVTWQGQTAGVSAALEVFKADKAYPMSKLREILPDIMRRSSKLFHNVQTAVPTYMQLDAFQKAVTSGGVKDVSVLTHELRLKKSLAELRLMRESASIACQALLQTMLHSKTHPYEGMLSAKMEYECKMRGAQRMAFNPVVGGGPNASVIHYSRNDQKIKEGDLVLMDVGCEFHGYVSDLTRTWPPCGVFSSAQEELYDLILQTNKECVKLCKPGATIRQIHNFSVDMLQKGLKEIGILKDSRRNSHQLSRSYYQLNPTSIGHYLGMDVHDCSKVSYDHPLTSGTVITIEPGIYIPLFSDIPERYQGIGIRIEDEVLITDTGCEVLTGSIPKEVKHIESLLNNFHHGMMESRGSQEIPSS, encoded by the exons ATGCGAATTCTTATTGGTAAACTTCTTCAAAGAATTTCATACAAGCAG AGTATTGGACGCCGTGCATTTTGCACCAAGAAGATTGTTGATATTGGGCAGCCAACTCCTTCATCTCATCCACAG TTAATGAAAGAAGGGGAGCTCACGCCTGGCATAACTTTGGAGGAATACATATTGAGAAGGAAAAGGTTGTTGGAGGTGCTCCCAGAGAATGGCTTGGCCATCATTGCAGCTGCGCCAGTGAAGATGATGAATGATGTTGTGCCTTATACGTATCGTCAAGATGCTGATTACTCATATATTACGGGCTGCCAGCAACCTGGTGGCTTGGCGATCTTGGGTCATGAATGTGGTTTTTGCATGTTCATGCCAGAACCAACACCTCAA gATGTGACTTGGCAAGGACAAACTGCAGGAGTTAGTGCAGCACTGGAAGTATTTAAGGCTGATAAAGCTTATCCAATGAGCAAATTACGGGAG ATCCTCCCAGATATAATGAGGAGATCTTCCAAGCTGTTCCATAATGTCCAGACGGCTGTACCAACATATATGCAATTGGATGCCTTTCAGAAAGCGGTTACTTCTGGAGGAGTGAAAGATGTTTCAGTTCTCACACATGAGTTACGCTTGAAAAAGTCATTGGCAGAGCTCAGGTTAATGAGAGAGTCTGCATCAATTGCTTGCCAG GCTCTATTGCAGACAATGTTACATTCAAAGACGCATCCTTATGAGGGTATGCTCTCAGCTAAGATGGAATATGAATGCAAAATGAGGGGTGCCCAGAGAATGGC GTTCAACCCTGTGGTTGGTGGAGGGCCTAATGCTAGTGTAATACACTATTCTCGAAATGATCAGAAA ATAAAAGAAGGTGATCTTGTCTTGATGGATGTTGGTTGCGAGTTTCATGGTTATGTCAGTGATCTTACACGCACCTGGCCACCCTGTGGCGTCTTTTCTTCAGCTCAG GAAGAGCTTTATGACCTTATTCTGCAAACAAACAAGGAATGCGTGAAGCTTTGCAAACCTGGTGCTACTATTCGGCAaatacacaatttttct GTCGACATGCTTCAAAAAGGACTCAAGGAGATTGGGATTCTGAAGGATTCTCGACGTAATTCCCATCAGTTGAGCCGTTCCTACTATCAGCTAAACCCTACATCCATAG GTCACTATCTAGGAATGGACGTCCATGATTGTTCTAAGGTCAGCTATGACCATCCCTTGACGTCTGGTACC GTAATAACAATTGAACCAGGAATCTACATCCCATTGTTCTCTGATATTCCTGAGAG GTATCAAGGCATCGGAATAAGGATTGAGGATGAGGTCCTTATTACAGACACGGGCTGTGAG GTCTTAACTGGTTCAATTCCGAAAGAAGTTAAACACATCGAATCGTTGCTAAACAACTTTCACCACGGAATGATGGAGAGCCGTGGCAGTCAAGAAATTCCATCCAGTTGA
- the LOC126800101 gene encoding UMP-CMP kinase 4-like, which translates to MGSAVEAVANKEAARSLADLNPTVVFVLGGPGSGKGTQCANIVKQFGFTHLSAGDLLRAERNSGSENGTMISNMIKEGQIVPAVVTIKLLERAMLESGNDKFLIDGFPRNEENRAAFEDVTKIVPSFVLYFDCSEEEMERRLLSRNQGREDDNVETIRKRFKVFLESTQKVLEYYNSQGKVRKVDAGRPIEEVFESVKCIFGPKNEKAD; encoded by the coding sequence ATGGGATCAGCTGTGGAGGCAGTCGCCAACAAAGAAGCAGCGCGAAGCTTAGCTGATCTGAATCCTACTGTAGTGTTTGTCTTGGGTGGTCCAGGCAGTGGGAAGGGCACCCAATGTGCAAACATTGTGAAGCAGTTTGGGTTTACCCACCTCAGTGCCGGTGATCTTCTACGAGCTGAAAGGAATTCTGGTTCTGAAAATGGAACCATGATCTCGAACATGATCAAAGAAGGACAGATTGTTCCTGCAGTAGTGACTATTAAACTTCTGGAGCGTGCAATGCTGGAGAGTGGTAATGACAAATTTCTCATTGATGGGTTTCCTCGTAATGAAGAAAACCGTGCTGCATTTGAGGATGTGACCAAAATTGTGCCCTCATTCGTCCTGTATTTTGATTGTTCTGAAGAGGAAATGGAGAGGCGCCTTTTGAGTAGAAACCAGGGAAGAGAGGATGATAATGTAGAAACAATAAGGAAGAGGTTTAAGGTTTTTCTAGAGTCAACTCAGAAAGTGTTGGAGTACTATAACTCTCAGGGGAAGGTTCGAAAGGTTGATGCTGGGAGGCCTATTGAAGAGGTTTTTGAGTCGGTGAAATGCATTTTTGGCCCCAAAAATGAAAAGGCCGATTAG
- the LOC126800104 gene encoding uncharacterized protein LOC126800104, with translation MSAITEEVRAKADELYHGEEICQEKSKFLLTEMGLPNGLLPMKDMVECGYIKDTGFVWLKQKKSTTHKFEKVGRQASYGTEITAVVEKGKIKKLTGVKTKELLVWVTVSEIYLDDPPTGKITFKTPTGLYRTFPASAFELDSPDGDGKAVKEKDVPEAVEV, from the coding sequence ATGTCTGCTATTACTGAGGAGGTGAGAGCCAAGGCTGATGAGCTCTACCATGGAGAAGAAATCTGCCAGGAGAAATCAAAGTTCTTGCTCACAGAGATGGGTCTCCCCAATGGTCTCCTTCCCATGAAGGACATGGTGGAATGTGGCTACATCAAAGACACTGGCTTTGTTTGGCTCAAGCAGAAGAAGAGCACCACCCACAAGTTTGAGAAGGTTGGGAGGCAGGCCAGCTATGGAACTGAGATCACAGCCGTTGTTGAGAAGGGCAAGATCAAAAAGCTCACTGGAGTCAAGACCAAGGAGCTCTTGGTCTGGGTGACGGTCAGTGAAATCTACTTGGATGACCCCCCAACTGGGAAGATCACCTTCAAGACTCCTACAGGGCTATATAGGACATTTCCTGCCTCGGCTTTCGAGCTTGATAGCCCAGATGGTGATGGCAAGGCTGTGAAGGAGAAGGATGTCCCTGAAGCTGTGGAAGTCTAG
- the LOC126800103 gene encoding protein AGENET DOMAIN (AGD)-CONTAINING P1 isoform X2 — protein MLILMKLASTQDRNFNDLIVTDEMFTNRALVEVSSDEEGFHGSWFAATLVKSLRKGKFLIEYKCLSTEDGSELLREEVDNMHIRPHPRENVVDHFKQLDEVDALFNEGWWVGVISKVLTGSRYIVYFRETCEELEFQHSELRLHQDWIDGKWVIPSRVWPYLILTTLFDIYQLLCFSVLWKFL, from the exons ATGCTAATACTGATGAAGCTGGCAAGTACTCAAGACAGAAACTTT AATGATCTGATTGTGACTGATGAAATGTTCACCAATCGAGCATTGGTTGAGGTCAGCAGTGATGAGGAAGGATTTCATGGTTCTTGGTTTGCTGCAACTTTGGTGAAATCATTGAGGAAAGGAAAGTTCCTTATTGAGTACAAGTGCTTGTCGACGGAGGATGGTTCGGAACTTCTGAGAGAAGAGGTTGATAACATGCACATTCGGCCCCATCCGCGGGAAAATGTTGTCGATCATTTCAAGCAACTTGACGAGGTTGATGCTTTGTTCAATGAGGGTTGGTGGGTCGGTGTCATTTCTAAGGTTCTAACGGGTTCAAGGTATATAGTCTACTTCAGGGAAACTTGTGAGGAACTTGAATTTCAGCACTCTGAGTTAAGGCTTCATCAGGATTGGATTGATGGCAAATGGGTTATCCCATCTCGGGTATGGCCCTATCTTATCTTAACCACTTTATTTGACATATATCAGCTACTTTGCTTTAGTGTTCTATGGAAATTTCTCTGA
- the LOC126800103 gene encoding protein AGENET DOMAIN (AGD)-CONTAINING P1 isoform X1, which produces MTKTPPPSPPREDLIEEIGENDLIVTDEMFTNRALVEVSSDEEGFHGSWFAATLVKSLRKGKFLIEYKCLSTEDGSELLREEVDNMHIRPHPRENVVDHFKQLDEVDALFNEGWWVGVISKVLTGSRYIVYFRETCEELEFQHSELRLHQDWIDGKWVIPSRVWPYLILTTLFDIYQLLCFSVLWKFL; this is translated from the exons ATGACGAAAACGCCTCCACCGTCTCCGCCGCGTGAAGATTTGATAGAAGAAATTGGAGAG AATGATCTGATTGTGACTGATGAAATGTTCACCAATCGAGCATTGGTTGAGGTCAGCAGTGATGAGGAAGGATTTCATGGTTCTTGGTTTGCTGCAACTTTGGTGAAATCATTGAGGAAAGGAAAGTTCCTTATTGAGTACAAGTGCTTGTCGACGGAGGATGGTTCGGAACTTCTGAGAGAAGAGGTTGATAACATGCACATTCGGCCCCATCCGCGGGAAAATGTTGTCGATCATTTCAAGCAACTTGACGAGGTTGATGCTTTGTTCAATGAGGGTTGGTGGGTCGGTGTCATTTCTAAGGTTCTAACGGGTTCAAGGTATATAGTCTACTTCAGGGAAACTTGTGAGGAACTTGAATTTCAGCACTCTGAGTTAAGGCTTCATCAGGATTGGATTGATGGCAAATGGGTTATCCCATCTCGGGTATGGCCCTATCTTATCTTAACCACTTTATTTGACATATATCAGCTACTTTGCTTTAGTGTTCTATGGAAATTTCTCTGA